One genomic region from Leptolyngbyaceae cyanobacterium JSC-12 encodes:
- a CDS encoding hypothetical protein (IMG reference gene:2510095132) yields the protein MCKTFYWLPSSISYIGTDRKHWHKLNGCFVVLDMNGLKHHQVESAPNMNWHFGRLIHLSTGIVFLSGLVAAALPGTPAIAANDSRDDFRRCSANLARLELPQEEVISACSRAFNPQGLWNCVTNVTRNGYAAPDALNACRQVRQPEEMASCVSSIRRTLKDSAAPEVLDNCRRSLLPVRYANCVVGVSRGASDVVTAALASCNDEGFFPRDVDPTFIPYTADQPSLITPETLAPAPVAPAPTPVPTPAPAPAPAPVRGLY from the coding sequence ATGTGCAAGACCTTTTACTGGTTACCGTCTTCTATCAGTTACATTGGCACTGATAGAAAACATTGGCACAAGCTAAATGGATGTTTTGTGGTGTTAGATATGAACGGATTGAAGCATCATCAAGTTGAATCGGCTCCGAACATGAATTGGCACTTTGGTCGCTTAATTCACCTCTCAACGGGCATTGTGTTTTTGAGTGGGCTGGTTGCTGCCGCCCTCCCAGGCACTCCTGCGATCGCGGCAAACGACTCTCGAGACGATTTCAGACGATGCTCGGCAAACTTAGCACGGTTAGAACTTCCTCAAGAAGAAGTCATTTCTGCATGTTCCAGAGCCTTTAACCCTCAAGGGTTGTGGAACTGTGTCACAAATGTCACCCGCAATGGATATGCTGCTCCAGATGCACTAAATGCCTGCCGCCAAGTACGTCAACCAGAAGAAATGGCATCCTGTGTATCTTCAATTCGCAGAACACTGAAAGATTCGGCTGCGCCTGAAGTCTTAGACAATTGCCGTCGTAGCCTTTTACCCGTGCGATATGCCAATTGTGTAGTGGGAGTAAGCCGGGGAGCATCTGACGTTGTGACAGCAGCTTTAGCCTCTTGTAACGATGAAGGCTTCTTCCCACGTGATGTCGATCCCACCTTCATTCCTTACACGGCTGACCAACCCTCTTTAATCACGCCAGAAACATTAGCTCCGGCACCTGTTGCCCCTGCCCCAACGCCAGTTCCTACTCCTGCTCCTGCTCCTGCTCCTGCTCCAGTGAGAGGATTGTACTAA
- a CDS encoding 1-deoxy-D-xylulose-5-phosphate synthase (IMG reference gene:2510095133~PFAM: Transketolase, thiamine diphosphate binding domain; Transketolase, C-terminal domain; Transketolase, pyrimidine binding domain~TIGRFAM: 1-deoxy-D-xylulose-5-phosphate synthase), whose amino-acid sequence MHLSELTHPNQLHSLSTYQLQQIARQIREKHLETVAATGGHLGPGLGVVELTIALYYTLDLDQDKVIWDVGHQAYPHKMLTGRYSRFHTLRQKDGIAGYLKRSESKFDHFGAGHASTSISAALGMALARDLKGEKFKVVAVIGDGALTGGMALEAINHAGHLPKTNLLVVLNDNEMSISPNVGAIPRYLNKLRLSPPVQFLSDNLEEQLKHLPFVGESLSPDLNRLKEGMKRLAVPKVGAVFEELGFTYMGPIDGHNLEELIATFQQAHKTPGPVLVHVATVKGKGYEVAEQDQVGYHAQNPFNIATGKAIPSTKPKPPGYSKVFGETLTKIAENNPKVIGITAAMATGTGLDILQKRLPDQYIDVGIAEQHAVTLAAGLACEGMRPVAAIYSTFLQRAFDQIVHDVCIQKLPVFFCLDRAGIVGADGPTHQGMYDIAYLRCIPNMVLMAPKDEAELQRMIVTGIEYTDGAIALRYPRGNGYGVPLMEEGWEPLEIGKGEILRTGDDVLLVAYGSMVYPSMQTSEILHEHGIEATVVNARFAKPLDTELILPLAEKIGRVVTLEEGCLPGGFGSAVAEALLDADISVSLTRIGVPDILVDHASPDQSKASLGLTPAQMAERILTKFFSQQQATANV is encoded by the coding sequence ATGCATTTGAGTGAGCTAACACACCCTAACCAGTTACATAGTCTGTCTACCTACCAGCTTCAACAGATTGCCCGCCAAATCCGGGAGAAACACCTGGAAACGGTTGCGGCAACTGGTGGACATTTGGGACCAGGTTTAGGTGTGGTTGAATTAACAATTGCTTTGTACTATACCCTTGATCTCGATCAAGACAAAGTGATCTGGGATGTGGGGCATCAGGCGTATCCTCACAAAATGCTGACTGGACGTTATTCTCGCTTCCACACCCTGCGTCAAAAAGATGGCATCGCGGGCTACCTCAAACGTAGCGAAAGTAAATTTGATCATTTCGGTGCAGGGCACGCTTCCACCAGCATTTCAGCCGCTTTGGGGATGGCACTTGCCCGCGATTTGAAGGGTGAAAAGTTCAAAGTGGTAGCGGTGATTGGAGACGGCGCATTAACTGGTGGTATGGCGCTGGAAGCAATTAACCATGCTGGACACCTGCCGAAGACCAACCTACTCGTTGTGCTCAACGATAACGAAATGTCGATTTCTCCTAACGTTGGAGCTATCCCTCGATACCTGAACAAACTTCGCCTTAGCCCACCCGTTCAGTTTCTCAGCGATAACTTGGAAGAACAACTCAAGCATTTACCCTTTGTTGGCGAATCGCTTTCTCCCGATCTCAATCGCCTCAAGGAAGGCATGAAACGGCTGGCAGTGCCCAAAGTTGGTGCAGTATTTGAAGAACTCGGTTTTACCTACATGGGACCGATCGATGGGCACAACCTGGAAGAACTAATTGCCACCTTCCAGCAAGCACACAAAACGCCGGGACCTGTTTTAGTGCATGTCGCAACTGTGAAAGGCAAGGGGTATGAAGTTGCTGAACAAGATCAGGTTGGTTATCACGCCCAAAATCCATTCAACATAGCCACTGGGAAAGCGATTCCTTCTACCAAACCCAAACCTCCTGGCTATTCCAAAGTGTTTGGCGAGACCTTGACTAAAATTGCCGAAAACAATCCTAAAGTCATTGGCATTACCGCCGCAATGGCAACTGGAACTGGACTCGACATTTTGCAAAAGCGCTTGCCAGATCAATACATTGATGTGGGTATTGCGGAGCAACACGCGGTCACACTCGCTGCTGGGCTTGCCTGCGAAGGGATGCGCCCCGTTGCCGCGATTTACTCGACCTTTTTGCAACGCGCCTTCGATCAGATTGTTCATGACGTTTGTATTCAAAAACTGCCTGTTTTCTTCTGTCTTGATCGGGCTGGAATTGTCGGAGCTGATGGTCCCACCCATCAGGGTATGTACGACATCGCCTACCTGCGTTGCATTCCCAATATGGTGTTGATGGCTCCAAAAGATGAAGCCGAACTGCAACGCATGATTGTTACTGGAATTGAGTACACAGATGGGGCGATCGCGCTTCGTTACCCACGGGGCAATGGCTACGGTGTGCCGCTGATGGAAGAAGGCTGGGAACCGCTGGAAATTGGCAAGGGCGAGATCCTGCGCACGGGTGATGATGTATTGCTGGTTGCTTACGGCTCAATGGTGTATCCTTCGATGCAGACATCTGAAATTCTGCACGAACATGGCATCGAAGCGACGGTTGTCAATGCTCGCTTTGCCAAACCTCTGGATACGGAATTGATTTTGCCGCTGGCTGAAAAAATTGGACGTGTGGTGACGCTAGAAGAAGGCTGCCTTCCTGGCGGATTTGGCTCTGCCGTTGCCGAGGCGTTGCTAGATGCTGATATCAGTGTTTCGCTGACTCGCATTGGTGTTCCTGATATTCTGGTTGATCATGCCAGTCCCGATCAATCGAAAGCATCTTTAGGACTCACTCCCGCCCAAATGGCAGAACGAATTTTGACCAAATTCTTCAGTCAGCAACAAGCCACTGCTAACGTCTAA
- a CDS encoding molecular chaperone (IMG reference gene:2510095134~PFAM: Hsp70 protein), whose amino-acid sequence MGIAIDFGTSNTVIARWNRVTQQPETLSLPGITWKTAQNPPLIPSLVYVENASQNHVIVGQAVRDRALDLTNDQRFFRNFKRGIGAQVQGFLPELDGCTIRFEQVGHWFLTNIIQQLKVTDPEVTQSLVFTVPVDSFETYRLWLGQVCQSLQVEQVRMLDEPTAAALGYGLGDRKTLLVVDFGGGTLDLSLVRLNSSPQTGKPIGFILKWGQKNFAEQSGQTPKVARVLAKAGQNLGGSDIDNWLVDHFAATQGLTASPLTVRLAERLKIQLSLQPQAQEVYFNDETFESYDLQLTRDQFEAILKQHQFFERLDDCMTQVLQQARRQGVEVDDIDAVLLVGGTAQIPAVQTWVQQYFDVSKIRCEKPFEAIAQGALQLSQGVQLKDFLYHSYGIRYWDRRNNCHNWHPIIKAGQPYPMENSVELLLGASLENQPSIELIVGELGTEADQTEVYFDGDRLVTRRIGVSQTQVQPLNDREGSRSIAKLDPPGQPGSDRIRVQFRIDEQRFLRITVEDLLALKTLVEDQPVVQLS is encoded by the coding sequence ATGGGAATCGCGATTGACTTTGGTACCAGTAACACTGTAATCGCCCGCTGGAACCGGGTGACCCAACAACCTGAAACCCTTTCATTGCCAGGGATCACCTGGAAAACGGCGCAAAATCCACCATTGATTCCTAGTCTGGTGTATGTGGAAAATGCCAGCCAAAATCATGTCATTGTTGGGCAAGCAGTCCGCGACCGTGCCTTGGATCTTACGAATGATCAACGTTTTTTTCGTAACTTCAAGCGTGGCATCGGGGCGCAGGTGCAAGGTTTTTTGCCAGAACTGGATGGATGCACGATTCGATTTGAACAGGTGGGGCACTGGTTTTTAACGAACATCATTCAGCAGTTAAAAGTAACTGACCCGGAAGTAACGCAATCACTGGTGTTTACAGTTCCAGTGGATAGCTTTGAAACTTATCGGTTGTGGTTAGGACAGGTGTGCCAGTCCTTGCAAGTTGAGCAGGTGCGCATGCTGGATGAACCTACGGCAGCCGCTCTGGGCTATGGCTTGGGCGATCGCAAAACCCTACTCGTTGTTGACTTTGGTGGAGGAACACTTGACTTGTCCTTGGTGCGGCTTAACAGCAGCCCGCAAACTGGAAAGCCCATTGGATTCATCCTCAAATGGGGACAAAAGAATTTTGCTGAACAGTCGGGACAAACACCCAAAGTTGCACGGGTGCTGGCAAAAGCTGGGCAAAACCTGGGTGGATCTGACATTGATAACTGGTTAGTTGACCATTTCGCGGCGACTCAAGGGCTTACCGCCAGTCCCCTCACAGTTCGATTGGCAGAACGCCTGAAAATTCAACTATCGCTGCAACCCCAGGCGCAGGAAGTTTACTTTAACGATGAAACGTTTGAGAGCTACGACCTGCAACTAACCCGCGACCAGTTTGAAGCCATCTTGAAGCAGCACCAGTTTTTTGAACGGTTAGACGATTGCATGACGCAAGTATTGCAACAAGCTCGCCGACAGGGGGTAGAAGTCGATGATATTGATGCAGTGCTGCTTGTGGGTGGAACCGCACAAATTCCAGCCGTGCAAACCTGGGTGCAGCAATATTTTGATGTCAGCAAAATTCGCTGTGAAAAACCGTTTGAAGCGATCGCGCAGGGTGCATTGCAACTCAGCCAGGGCGTACAACTGAAAGACTTTTTGTATCATAGCTACGGTATTCGCTACTGGGATCGGCGCAACAACTGCCACAATTGGCATCCCATCATCAAAGCTGGGCAACCCTATCCCATGGAAAACTCGGTTGAGTTACTTCTGGGAGCCTCTTTAGAAAACCAGCCTAGCATCGAATTAATTGTGGGCGAACTGGGTACTGAGGCTGACCAAACGGAGGTCTATTTCGATGGCGATCGCCTTGTTACCCGCCGGATTGGAGTGAGCCAAACTCAAGTCCAACCATTGAATGATCGAGAAGGCTCTCGAAGCATTGCTAAACTTGACCCACCAGGACAGCCTGGTAGCGATCGCATTCGGGTGCAATTTCGAATTGATGAACAGCGCTTCCTTCGCATCACTGTTGAAGACTTGCTGGCACTGAAAACCCTCGTCGAGGATCAGCCCGTTGTGCAATTGAGTTAA
- a CDS encoding methylthioribose-1-phosphate isomerase (IMG reference gene:2510095135~PFAM: Initiation factor 2 subunit family~TIGRFAM: eIF-2B alpha/beta/delta-related uncharacterized proteins; S-methyl-5-thioribose-1-phosphate isomerase): MSQASHVYPVIWYDNHVRLIDQTRLPNEFDWVEIRRYEDMATAIETMIVRGAPAIGVAAAYGVYLGARDIATRDRTEFLTQLEKVAERLRTTRPTAVNLFWAIDRMIKVAHQTLGSVDYLKQMLLETAQTINADDIRTCQQIGDHGLSVLPTSPEKLRLLTHCNAGALATAGYGTALGVVRSAWRDGRLERVYADETRPRLQGAKLTAWECVQEGIPVTVITDNMAAHCMKLGMIDGVVVGADRIAANGDTANKIGTYSVALAAKAHSIPFFVAAPLSTIDFAIADGSQIPIEERHPSEIYQVGETQLCPRGAEFYNPAFDVTPANLIAAIITEYGAIAPANLRQTLQDKCLV, translated from the coding sequence ATGTCTCAAGCTAGTCATGTTTATCCGGTTATTTGGTATGACAATCATGTGCGGTTGATTGACCAAACTCGCTTGCCAAATGAGTTTGATTGGGTAGAAATTCGCCGTTACGAAGATATGGCAACGGCAATTGAAACCATGATTGTACGGGGTGCACCTGCTATTGGGGTGGCGGCGGCTTATGGTGTTTACCTGGGAGCACGAGATATCGCAACTCGCGATCGCACTGAATTTTTGACGCAACTAGAAAAAGTTGCGGAACGTTTGCGAACAACTCGTCCAACAGCGGTGAATTTATTCTGGGCGATCGACCGGATGATAAAGGTAGCGCATCAAACCCTCGGCTCGGTAGATTATCTTAAACAGATGTTACTGGAAACGGCACAGACGATTAATGCAGACGATATCCGCACCTGTCAGCAAATTGGTGATCATGGGTTAAGCGTATTACCCACCAGTCCTGAAAAGCTACGACTTTTGACCCACTGTAATGCGGGAGCATTGGCAACAGCGGGGTATGGAACGGCGTTAGGTGTGGTGCGATCGGCATGGCGAGATGGGCGGTTAGAGCGCGTATATGCAGATGAAACCCGCCCCCGGTTGCAGGGAGCCAAGCTCACCGCATGGGAATGTGTGCAGGAAGGAATTCCAGTTACGGTCATTACAGACAATATGGCAGCTCACTGCATGAAGCTGGGCATGATCGATGGTGTCGTTGTTGGTGCAGACCGGATCGCTGCTAATGGTGACACGGCAAACAAAATTGGTACCTACAGTGTTGCACTCGCTGCAAAAGCCCATAGCATTCCATTTTTTGTGGCGGCTCCTTTGTCTACCATTGATTTTGCGATCGCTGATGGCTCCCAAATTCCCATCGAGGAACGTCATCCTAGCGAGATTTATCAGGTTGGTGAAACACAACTGTGTCCCAGAGGGGCAGAATTTTACAATCCTGCATTCGATGTGACCCCTGCCAACTTGATTGCGGCAATTATTACCGAGTATGGAGCGATCGCCCCTGCCAACTTGCGACAGACATTACAAGACAAATGTCTGGTTTAA
- a CDS encoding hypothetical protein (IMG reference gene:2510095137) codes for MSIREMRGMRFTPLTDEDRKRNAYLDRINHAPYFTIFLVIGAVFCLFTVAMVLAAF; via the coding sequence ATGAGTATTCGAGAAATGAGAGGGATGCGCTTCACCCCTCTAACGGACGAGGATCGTAAGCGAAACGCTTATTTGGATCGAATTAATCATGCCCCGTATTTCACCATTTTCCTGGTCATTGGGGCTGTTTTCTGTTTGTTCACAGTGGCGATGGTTTTAGCCGCATTCTAA
- a CDS encoding hypothetical protein (IMG reference gene:2510095139), giving the protein MMRSPLAFSLIFSTFSIPVLSASIQAQVRAKGTFTATKACPAQRAIDGENPGNVMLTVGDRYETVGFNSARRTHVQLVIVGATPNRRWVSVECGTFEPAEPASDRVPDRPSNGRPSKHRQREVALFPFFDTQRNPIPVDNDSIPRDISPLPPKLEPFDRKILQLCGSSFNAPVSESDFKRLLTFYPDVVRKLKQATNGELKPNRRSDAQFIDDLGAIWFGQKGFKHIFCGELDKGNSIGGLHFYGRYLEFQEKGIAGRVDRLSDGRDAKAEVIDGSVYSFGTAIKQGDRIIAQHPIKGYSYVSNAQEMLIDATRAFKLFNVPDSPESQACLITITDPNAQPFRAVFVKKAGAIRTFYPDATPDEDNTPPCDR; this is encoded by the coding sequence ATGATGCGATCGCCCCTTGCCTTTTCTCTGATTTTCAGTACCTTCAGCATCCCTGTTTTATCAGCATCCATCCAGGCACAGGTTCGGGCAAAAGGTACGTTTACTGCCACGAAAGCATGTCCGGCACAGCGAGCAATTGATGGTGAAAATCCAGGAAATGTGATGCTGACTGTGGGCGATCGCTATGAAACAGTTGGGTTTAACAGCGCCCGGCGCACTCATGTTCAGTTAGTCATTGTAGGCGCAACGCCGAATCGACGCTGGGTGAGCGTGGAGTGTGGCACATTTGAGCCAGCCGAACCCGCCTCGGATCGAGTACCGGATCGCCCATCGAATGGACGTCCATCGAAGCATCGGCAGCGAGAAGTTGCCCTCTTTCCCTTCTTCGATACTCAACGCAACCCAATTCCCGTTGATAATGACTCAATCCCTAGAGACATCAGCCCACTGCCCCCCAAGCTAGAACCCTTTGACCGCAAAATCTTGCAACTCTGTGGCAGTAGTTTTAATGCGCCCGTGAGTGAGAGTGACTTTAAACGATTGTTAACCTTCTACCCGGATGTAGTGCGCAAGCTGAAGCAGGCAACCAATGGAGAACTGAAGCCCAATCGCCGCTCTGATGCGCAATTTATTGATGATTTAGGAGCAATTTGGTTTGGGCAAAAAGGATTTAAGCATATCTTTTGTGGGGAACTTGACAAAGGTAATAGCATTGGTGGATTGCATTTTTATGGACGTTATCTGGAATTTCAGGAAAAGGGGATTGCTGGACGAGTTGATCGCTTGTCTGATGGACGCGATGCCAAAGCTGAGGTGATCGACGGCTCAGTGTATTCCTTTGGCACAGCAATCAAACAAGGCGATCGCATCATTGCCCAACATCCCATCAAAGGTTATTCCTATGTCAGCAATGCCCAAGAAATGTTAATTGACGCAACGCGTGCATTTAAGTTGTTCAACGTACCAGATTCACCCGAATCTCAGGCTTGCCTGATTACCATCACCGACCCAAATGCCCAACCATTTCGAGCAGTATTTGTCAAAAAAGCAGGAGCCATTCGCACCTTCTATCCTGATGCAACGCCGGATGAAGACAACACACCTCCCTGCGATCGCTAA
- a CDS encoding hypothetical protein (IMG reference gene:2510095140~PFAM: SWIM zinc finger): MTDSYQPPNREWWAQRWIEVLESFGWIRRLARARVYAREGNVKSLEFKGHKVIAKVQGTAPEPYKVTLSLDPFTDEQWGYVIESMSQQALFSAKLLSGEMPVSIEKVFTENGLSLFPFTKFDIHSRCSCPDPANPCKHIGAVYYLLGDRFSEDPFVLFQLRGRTKEQILEALRQSRSQSRKHEPDIRSLELKGSPDSQTYPQASISLSPEQFWQYTEQLEPSLVVIAPPPSSETVLDVLGAIPLKPDIAEDGSMVQDSSQAAMDYLKSVYQAVSQQAILTGMNVGAESE, translated from the coding sequence ATGACTGACTCTTACCAACCACCAAATCGTGAATGGTGGGCACAACGCTGGATCGAAGTTCTGGAATCCTTTGGTTGGATTCGTCGGCTAGCCCGGGCACGGGTTTATGCACGAGAAGGCAATGTCAAAAGCCTGGAATTTAAAGGACATAAAGTCATTGCCAAAGTTCAAGGAACAGCACCTGAACCCTACAAAGTGACCTTATCGCTTGACCCCTTCACGGATGAACAGTGGGGCTATGTGATTGAATCTATGTCGCAGCAGGCACTTTTCTCTGCTAAGCTGCTATCTGGTGAGATGCCCGTGTCGATTGAGAAAGTGTTTACTGAAAATGGGCTGAGTCTCTTTCCTTTTACTAAGTTTGACATTCACAGCCGTTGCTCGTGCCCTGACCCCGCCAACCCCTGTAAGCACATTGGAGCCGTATATTACCTGTTGGGTGATCGCTTCAGTGAAGACCCCTTCGTTTTATTCCAACTACGCGGTCGCACGAAGGAACAAATATTAGAAGCCCTGCGCCAGAGTCGAAGTCAGAGTCGTAAACATGAGCCAGATATAAGAAGTTTGGAGTTGAAGGGATCACCGGACTCTCAAACTTATCCCCAAGCATCTATCTCCCTGAGTCCAGAGCAATTCTGGCAATACACCGAGCAACTGGAACCGTCTCTCGTGGTAATTGCACCTCCGCCCAGCAGTGAAACCGTATTAGATGTGCTAGGCGCTATCCCATTAAAACCAGACATTGCAGAAGACGGTTCAATGGTTCAAGACTCGTCTCAAGCAGCGATGGATTATTTAAAGTCTGTCTATCAAGCCGTTAGCCAACAGGCAATATTAACAGGCATGAATGTTGGGGCAGAAAGCGAGTAA
- a CDS encoding hypothetical protein (IMG reference gene:2510095141), protein MSHAVTALSLMATIDDRKKRIMEHLARSTGEFTKKSIVNSAERKQQILDHVRRTKGE, encoded by the coding sequence ATGTCCCATGCAGTTACGGCTCTCTCTCTTATGGCAACAATCGACGATCGCAAGAAGCGCATTATGGAGCATCTCGCTCGTAGTACCGGAGAGTTTACTAAAAAATCTATCGTGAACTCTGCGGAGCGGAAACAGCAAATCCTGGATCACGTTCGTCGCACAAAAGGCGAATAG
- a CDS encoding Protein of unknown function (DUF2949) (IMG reference gene:2510095142~PFAM: Protein of unknown function (DUF2949)) produces MMQTGRGGTVNARLIQFLKDELAIPETAIAIALRHGESTSNQLPMILWQYGLITLEDLDRIFDWLETSAV; encoded by the coding sequence ATGATGCAAACTGGTCGAGGAGGAACAGTGAATGCGCGACTGATTCAGTTTTTAAAGGATGAACTGGCAATTCCAGAAACCGCGATCGCGATCGCGCTCCGGCATGGTGAGTCCACATCTAACCAACTGCCGATGATTCTCTGGCAATATGGACTCATTACCCTGGAAGATTTAGACCGCATTTTTGATTGGCTGGAAACATCTGCGGTGTAG
- a CDS encoding cNMP-binding protein (IMG reference gene:2510095143~PFAM: Cyclic nucleotide-binding domain), which produces MLSSFERLLFIREVPIFKELRDEFLVRLASVMDELAFPTNHTIFTKGQEGRSLYIVVSGKVKVHIEEQELVQLDQGACFGEMSLFDAEPRSASVTTLAPSECLILTQQQLYEAIEETPGIAVNIIRLLSRRIRELNQKMNAMQHTVGAPPPPTRLYKPSVQLR; this is translated from the coding sequence ATGCTCTCTAGCTTTGAACGCCTACTGTTTATTCGAGAAGTCCCGATCTTCAAGGAGTTGCGGGATGAGTTTTTGGTTCGATTGGCATCAGTCATGGATGAACTAGCGTTTCCAACCAACCATACAATTTTCACAAAGGGGCAAGAAGGGCGATCGCTCTACATCGTCGTATCGGGTAAGGTAAAAGTCCACATTGAGGAGCAAGAACTGGTGCAGTTGGATCAGGGCGCTTGCTTTGGCGAAATGTCCCTGTTTGATGCGGAACCTCGGTCTGCCTCAGTGACCACACTGGCACCCTCCGAGTGTCTGATCCTGACGCAGCAACAACTGTATGAAGCAATTGAAGAAACGCCTGGGATTGCAGTGAATATTATCCGATTGCTCTCACGGCGAATTCGGGAACTTAATCAAAAGATGAACGCAATGCAACACACAGTTGGTGCACCACCACCACCCACTCGCCTTTACAAGCCCTCTGTGCAGTTGCGTTAG